Proteins encoded together in one Planctopirus ephydatiae window:
- a CDS encoding type IV pilus modification PilV family protein, with protein sequence MRNRRHDEQRVRGIRRPCVLSRTAGFSLLEVVLAGTIFLGATVALSQLVWNGSRASIQSRLLAEATWRCESKMQEAVAGVVALSPVSATPFDDDPAWSWSLNVSEGPYAELLAVEVMVTREGSTPLASAGFRLKRWIRDPQWFIDAAAEEAAAAAAETSTSSSSSSSSSGSGSGGSQQNGGSR encoded by the coding sequence ATGCGAAACAGACGCCATGATGAGCAGCGAGTTCGAGGGATTCGGCGTCCCTGCGTATTGAGTCGGACTGCCGGTTTCAGTCTGCTAGAAGTAGTGCTCGCCGGTACGATCTTTCTGGGCGCGACGGTGGCTCTTTCTCAACTCGTCTGGAATGGCAGCAGGGCTTCCATCCAGTCGCGGCTGCTCGCCGAAGCGACCTGGAGATGTGAATCCAAAATGCAGGAAGCTGTGGCCGGTGTGGTGGCACTTTCGCCCGTCTCGGCCACTCCGTTCGATGACGATCCCGCGTGGTCATGGAGCTTGAATGTTTCCGAAGGCCCTTATGCTGAGCTATTGGCCGTTGAAGTCATGGTGACTCGCGAAGGGTCCACACCTCTGGCCAGTGCCGGCTTTCGACTGAAACGCTGGATCCGGGATCCGCAATGGTTCATTGATGCTGCTGCCGAAGAAGCCGCCGCAGCAGCCGCTGAAACCAGCACCTCATCCAGCAGTTCAAGTTCTTCTTCAGGATCTGGAAGTGGTGGATCGCAGCAGAATGGAGGCTCACGATGA
- a CDS encoding type II secretion system protein GspJ translates to MISRRSCSRRTIGQRVYRQGFNLLEVLLAAALTAVLVMIISQALNTYYRSTVTSRVELERSRLVRAIQRQIASDIRNVTFAFQKEASASSTVSSSTAASTSTSTTSGSSSTSGTETSGTSSGSSSSTTTDETTTTTTSVVGADDQLAAGSAGVVGDIANLKLHVSLPRMETPIFSDVEYYTATTSSDLRQICYYWMAGGSLDNQTGEASQSGLARYEADRLEATFAETSGKALAVPQILAPEIASISFRYFDGLTWLESWDSPTMQALPRAIEVTLQFVPAENRLGTIFNAGVSPMSNQATFVIAVPLADPKPPEETL, encoded by the coding sequence ATGATCAGCCGCCGTTCATGCTCTCGCCGTACGATTGGCCAGCGAGTTTATCGGCAAGGTTTTAACCTGCTGGAAGTGCTGCTGGCCGCAGCCTTAACAGCCGTTTTAGTGATGATCATTTCGCAGGCTTTGAATACGTATTACCGCAGTACGGTGACCAGCCGGGTCGAGCTGGAACGCTCACGCCTCGTACGGGCGATTCAACGGCAGATTGCCAGCGATATTCGCAATGTTACCTTTGCCTTCCAGAAAGAAGCATCGGCTTCAAGCACAGTCTCCTCAAGCACAGCGGCCTCGACGAGCACCTCAACAACGTCTGGTTCTTCATCCACAAGTGGCACAGAAACTTCTGGAACGAGTTCCGGCAGTTCATCGAGCACCACGACCGACGAAACCACCACAACCACGACTTCAGTCGTAGGTGCGGACGACCAGTTGGCTGCCGGGAGTGCCGGAGTTGTTGGCGATATCGCGAACCTGAAGCTGCATGTCAGTCTGCCGCGAATGGAAACGCCAATTTTCAGTGATGTCGAATACTACACCGCGACCACTTCCAGTGACTTGCGACAGATCTGTTACTACTGGATGGCGGGCGGCAGTCTGGACAATCAGACGGGGGAAGCTTCACAGTCTGGCCTGGCTCGCTATGAGGCCGATCGACTCGAAGCCACCTTTGCGGAAACAAGTGGAAAAGCTCTGGCCGTACCACAAATTCTGGCACCGGAGATCGCCTCGATCAGCTTCCGATACTTTGATGGTTTGACCTGGCTCGAAAGCTGGGATAGCCCCACGATGCAGGCTTTACCTCGTGCGATTGAAGTCACTTTGCAGTTTGTTCCCGCAGAGAATCGACTGGGAACGATCTTCAATGCCGGGGTTTCACCGATGTCGAATCAGGCGACGTTTGTGATCGCCGTCCCGCTGGCTGATCCGAAGCCACCGGAGGAGACATTATGA
- a CDS encoding S1 RNA-binding domain-containing protein: MSGDGENKPVDASLSPEASSPAEPVSQVEPVTSAEIVAPTELSGAPQVVPGDSPVASASTAETSPPENSSTETVSPETAPVVTASAETAPTAAEPAEAPRKRVELNPTLSAKDGLAIPTYAADGQTPGVPQAATIPQGEPVEIPRTEELDPALEAELAAAMSGGAPTVAGASEIVGSGDSASVAAQITSEDQLAPGMKLKAKVQSVSPENTFVDLGFRSPGMLPTRNFPQGKPPHPGEEHLVIVEKYDAEQGLIYVNLTKSTRRARGNWDELQKGQIVEAYVTAVNKGGLEVAVGQIRAFLPASQVELGFVSSMDAFVGKKFPVEVTEVNPAKRNLVVSRKAILIAERKEAAASFWDKVEVGQKFTGTIKTIKDYGAFVDLGGVDGFLHVGEMSWTRIKHPSDCVREQQTVDVVVLSLDREKQKIGLGMRQLVQNPWNSAPETYAVGKTVSGKVTRITDFGAFIELEPGVEGMIHISELDYKRVKRVADVLKEGQQVDAQVLEIQPERQRISLSVKALKPKPEVVAPPKDEDLAPGKGQQYERKRKEPLRGGTTGNTGSGGLFGDPNSFR, encoded by the coding sequence ATGAGCGGTGACGGTGAAAACAAACCTGTGGATGCCAGCCTTTCGCCTGAGGCATCTTCCCCTGCAGAGCCTGTCTCTCAGGTAGAACCTGTAACTTCTGCAGAGATAGTCGCTCCCACAGAGCTTTCGGGTGCTCCCCAGGTTGTTCCCGGCGACAGCCCGGTCGCCTCTGCCTCAACTGCAGAAACTTCACCTCCTGAAAATTCATCCACAGAAACTGTTTCGCCAGAAACTGCGCCAGTGGTCACCGCTTCTGCGGAAACTGCGCCAACTGCTGCAGAGCCTGCTGAGGCACCTCGCAAGCGCGTGGAACTCAATCCTACGCTCTCGGCCAAAGATGGGCTGGCTATTCCCACTTATGCCGCTGATGGACAGACGCCGGGTGTGCCCCAGGCGGCGACAATTCCTCAAGGTGAGCCAGTCGAGATTCCGCGGACCGAAGAACTTGACCCGGCACTGGAAGCGGAACTAGCTGCCGCCATGTCGGGTGGAGCGCCCACGGTTGCTGGTGCCAGCGAAATTGTCGGTTCGGGCGATAGTGCTTCCGTCGCTGCACAGATTACATCCGAAGACCAACTGGCACCGGGCATGAAGCTCAAGGCCAAAGTGCAGTCGGTCTCGCCAGAGAATACTTTTGTCGATCTGGGCTTCCGTTCTCCCGGCATGCTCCCCACGCGAAACTTTCCCCAGGGAAAGCCGCCACATCCCGGTGAAGAGCATTTGGTGATCGTAGAGAAATACGATGCCGAGCAGGGGCTGATTTACGTCAATCTGACCAAGTCGACCCGTCGGGCCCGTGGCAACTGGGATGAACTCCAGAAGGGCCAGATTGTTGAAGCTTATGTGACTGCTGTGAATAAAGGCGGGCTGGAAGTGGCTGTGGGCCAGATTCGTGCGTTCCTGCCAGCCAGCCAGGTCGAACTTGGTTTTGTGTCGTCGATGGATGCCTTTGTGGGCAAGAAGTTCCCGGTGGAAGTCACAGAAGTGAATCCCGCCAAGCGGAATCTCGTGGTCAGCCGCAAGGCCATTCTGATTGCCGAGCGTAAAGAAGCCGCTGCCAGCTTCTGGGATAAGGTTGAAGTCGGCCAGAAGTTCACAGGGACCATCAAGACGATCAAGGATTATGGTGCTTTTGTTGATCTGGGTGGGGTCGATGGCTTCCTGCATGTGGGCGAGATGAGCTGGACGCGTATCAAACACCCCTCGGATTGTGTGCGTGAACAGCAGACTGTCGATGTGGTGGTGCTGTCACTCGATCGTGAAAAGCAGAAGATCGGTCTGGGCATGAGGCAACTCGTGCAGAATCCGTGGAACTCGGCCCCAGAGACGTATGCCGTTGGCAAGACAGTCTCTGGCAAGGTGACACGCATTACCGATTTTGGTGCGTTTATTGAGCTTGAGCCGGGTGTGGAAGGGATGATCCACATCAGCGAACTGGACTACAAGCGAGTCAAGCGTGTGGCTGATGTCCTCAAGGAAGGTCAGCAGGTCGATGCTCAAGTGCTGGAAATTCAGCCTGAGCGTCAACGGATCAGCCTGTCGGTCAAAGCCCTCAAGCCGAAGCCTGAAGTGGTGGCTCCACCCAAGGATGAAGACCTTGCCCCAGGTAAAGGCCAGCAGTACGAACGCAAACGCAAAGAGCCGCTGCGTGGTGGCACGACAGGAAATACCGGATCAGGCGGTCTGTTTGGCGACCCCAACTCCTTCCGCTAA
- a CDS encoding recombinase family protein, with product MNLEESFFAQLWTTEADHYVLVRVSTSDDPGRYSIFNKKFRQGMLIEDDELYMQIVEKMIKAGVSIVDEIPDTPLPIDKIVEDMFAAGRSIAEINAVRKQWYKDARPSE from the coding sequence ATGAACCTTGAAGAATCATTCTTTGCGCAATTATGGACAACTGAAGCGGACCATTACGTTCTGGTGCGAGTGAGCACAAGTGACGATCCTGGACGCTATTCTATTTTTAACAAGAAATTTCGACAAGGAATGCTAATAGAAGACGATGAACTTTACATGCAAATTGTAGAAAAGATGATAAAGGCTGGTGTGTCGATCGTCGACGAAATCCCTGACACCCCATTACCTATCGATAAGATAGTGGAAGACATGTTCGCTGCTGGTCGAAGTATCGCTGAAATAAACGCGGTACGTAAACAGTGGTATAAGGATGCCAGACCCTCTGAGTAG
- a CDS encoding type II secretion system minor pseudopilin, translating to MKRISPLADSHQLQPHTRKPTRRGSSRPQSSPRQGMILILVLVVTLFLTYGVASFSRQMTSELEATRFYQTEVRVQAAVESGIEYLATVVAQQGETAAESLWHAPTLFQGVLVEESERARGNIRFSVVSPLPQDIATYSIRYGVMDESGKLNLNRLSALKLTEEEMTALLMGIPNMTEEIAAAIRDWIDTNDEELPGGAESSYYETLSPPYQAKNGPLESLDELLMVKGVTPQLLYGEDANRNGLLDQNEVDGDSSPPFDNNDTFLDQGWSAYFTVHSREKNKRPDGTKKIYLNNDFLTDLYDALEPEYGEDVAKFIIAYRVNGPNSTTETQPANSTNGNDRIRNFGGSPTGSSSQRGRQQRESQAIQSLVRGLGEAANSETGTVTRGGIDITRGGQFKVNSIFDLVGVSVTATVNGAQTTLESPWKDEPNELAATLPAILDNLSTIEDDFIEGRININEARIEVLSGIPGMTEELLDGIMASQPVDSNGMPNTSILAQRKNIAWLYAEGIADLATLRTLDPYITCQGSVFRAQILGFTDGGGPINRAEVIVDATVNPPQVIYRRDLTSLGRGYPRSMIAPEPAPL from the coding sequence ATGAAACGAATTTCCCCACTGGCTGATTCACACCAGCTTCAACCTCATACCAGAAAACCGACTCGAAGAGGGTCATCTCGGCCGCAATCATCCCCTCGGCAGGGCATGATTCTGATTCTCGTTCTCGTGGTGACCCTCTTTCTCACCTATGGAGTCGCCTCATTTTCCCGGCAGATGACTTCCGAACTCGAAGCCACGCGTTTCTATCAGACGGAAGTTCGTGTGCAGGCCGCAGTCGAATCCGGGATTGAATATCTGGCAACAGTTGTGGCTCAACAAGGCGAAACGGCTGCCGAAAGTCTTTGGCATGCGCCGACTCTCTTTCAAGGTGTGCTCGTTGAAGAATCCGAACGTGCCCGAGGGAACATTCGCTTTTCTGTCGTTTCCCCCCTGCCTCAAGACATCGCCACTTACTCCATTCGTTATGGCGTCATGGATGAATCCGGAAAGCTCAATCTCAATCGACTCTCGGCTCTCAAGCTGACGGAAGAAGAGATGACCGCTCTCCTGATGGGGATTCCCAACATGACGGAAGAGATCGCCGCTGCCATTCGCGACTGGATTGACACCAACGACGAAGAGTTACCTGGTGGTGCTGAATCGAGCTATTACGAAACTCTTTCGCCACCATATCAGGCCAAAAACGGGCCACTGGAATCGCTGGATGAACTCCTGATGGTCAAGGGAGTCACTCCACAGTTGCTCTATGGCGAAGATGCCAATCGGAATGGTCTGCTGGATCAGAATGAGGTTGATGGTGACTCGAGCCCACCCTTTGATAATAACGACACTTTCCTCGATCAGGGCTGGAGTGCCTATTTCACGGTTCATAGCCGTGAAAAAAACAAACGTCCCGATGGGACGAAGAAAATCTATCTCAACAACGATTTTTTGACCGATCTTTACGATGCCCTCGAACCCGAGTACGGCGAAGATGTCGCCAAATTTATCATTGCCTATCGAGTCAACGGGCCGAACAGTACCACCGAAACACAACCCGCCAACAGCACCAATGGCAATGACCGCATTCGCAACTTTGGCGGCTCACCGACAGGTTCCAGTTCTCAGCGTGGACGCCAGCAGCGCGAATCTCAGGCCATTCAATCGCTGGTTCGAGGTTTAGGTGAAGCCGCCAATAGCGAAACGGGAACAGTCACGCGTGGCGGTATCGATATCACCCGTGGTGGCCAGTTCAAAGTGAATTCGATCTTTGACCTCGTGGGTGTCTCTGTCACCGCCACGGTCAATGGTGCACAAACCACACTCGAAAGCCCCTGGAAAGACGAACCCAACGAACTGGCCGCCACTCTGCCTGCCATTCTGGACAATTTAAGCACCATCGAAGATGACTTCATCGAAGGGCGCATCAACATTAACGAAGCACGCATCGAGGTGCTTTCCGGCATTCCCGGCATGACCGAAGAACTCCTCGACGGGATCATGGCTTCACAACCTGTCGATTCCAACGGGATGCCCAATACCAGCATCCTGGCTCAACGGAAAAACATTGCCTGGCTCTATGCCGAAGGGATTGCCGATCTCGCGACCTTGCGTACACTCGACCCTTATATTACCTGCCAGGGAAGTGTCTTTCGTGCGCAGATTTTAGGGTTTACGGATGGTGGCGGGCCCATCAATCGCGCGGAAGTCATCGTCGATGCCACTGTCAATCCACCTCAGGTCATCTATCGGCGTGATCTCACTTCGTTAGGAAGAGGCTATCCCCGCAGCATGATTGCGCCGGAACCAGCCCCCTTATAA
- a CDS encoding leucine-rich repeat domain-containing protein, protein MLFRGAKWTTEKILDRLTTRRVRTLELYNTSAGDDLLLELAGTGSLTALDVSSAHITDVGVQVIVRQCKLKSLMFRDAVGVTDRSMVDISGCKTLRELYLEGTSVSDDGIGHIGRLPELWSLDISRTAVTDIGLERIASDRIRLISFNDSQITGRGFSSWSVPDKFSLYTRRSQLDDEGFAVACRSFPFLWNLAIEDVPLTNKGLFSLAGQQPPSMRINGSRIDRDGVLWIIENLPVQLLETDTRQFSQADAKLYENYQGRYLKILPWDHSETDQ, encoded by the coding sequence ATGCTATTCCGAGGCGCGAAGTGGACAACCGAAAAAATTCTTGATCGACTGACTACGCGCCGTGTGCGGACTTTGGAGCTATACAACACGTCCGCAGGCGACGATCTGCTTCTGGAACTTGCAGGAACCGGCTCACTGACCGCACTGGATGTCTCCAGCGCTCACATCACTGACGTTGGAGTGCAGGTGATCGTTCGCCAATGCAAGTTGAAAAGTCTCATGTTTCGCGACGCTGTCGGTGTGACGGATCGGTCGATGGTCGATATCTCCGGTTGCAAAACACTGCGAGAACTCTATCTCGAGGGCACATCGGTATCAGACGATGGAATCGGCCATATTGGAAGGCTGCCCGAGCTTTGGTCACTCGACATCAGTCGAACGGCCGTGACGGACATCGGACTCGAACGTATTGCCTCCGATCGAATTCGCCTAATTTCTTTCAACGATTCCCAGATCACCGGGCGTGGTTTTTCGTCCTGGTCCGTGCCTGACAAGTTCTCGCTTTACACCCGTCGTTCGCAATTGGATGACGAGGGATTTGCGGTCGCATGCAGATCCTTTCCTTTTTTGTGGAATCTCGCGATCGAAGATGTCCCTTTGACAAACAAGGGCTTGTTTTCGCTTGCGGGTCAACAACCGCCTTCGATGAGAATCAATGGCTCCAGAATCGACCGAGACGGTGTTCTCTGGATTATTGAGAACCTGCCCGTGCAACTCCTCGAAACCGATACTCGACAGTTTTCCCAGGCGGATGCAAAACTGTACGAGAACTATCAAGGCCGATATCTGAAAATCTTGCCTTGGGATCACAGCGAAACTGATCAGTAG
- a CDS encoding BatA domain-containing protein, with amino-acid sequence MSFADPWLLWGLLLGVVPLVLHLWKRRQPVRLPWAAMQFLTAAIEKNRRRLQLEELWQLAFRLGIIMLPAVALARPIWSSAAITVSKTPSTLQILLLDTTLSMGTLTAARVEALPSALSAPQNQPSAWSRALDRAREIVNNAPQGTAFQLVLLQGDEARALISEPSRAKAEILRELDQLQLTQSAGNPLASLRRVRQWLTPASEREPLFEQQVVSLITDLQESTWDLSPGSPTSQILLEIQQQAALQWEDVGFEIPTNYAITEVEILAPILLRKESFRLEVTVTSLGKPPADPAPLVVFLKVDGQLSQTAPVILNSQELQSGRQIEANISFDLRFEVAGERTIEVGLDRKENAGKSLGLPVDERPQDDVRYLVAPIRDRLKILLVDGKPAKTRFENATDFLRLALDPGDEQDQYQINVIPADELLSNRLPEYDVVCLCDLPELSANELNAVEAYLRQGGGLIIGFGSQIQLGAWRSVLNQAASWWPLELDSIVGSPENPEEIFSFDPLNYQHPILFPFAGQSGTGLSATKTFAYLRMLARPEIQSQVALQFSSGDPAIVTSSVGAGRLVIVATPFDRTWGTWALWGHSLVPLSHEMVRYAAADSHQVRSTIAGEPAFPHAAILKAMQSQNSSNETSASSWIWRTPAGADTLVTPQPDQALAVPYQAGLYRLSRSTPELIRTQSVNPATSREPSGHATNWFWFAVNPDIRESSLARWPFPATANDSNRTPESNTPPISQQPGQETTTSSAPPVTNPRVKTSDSHSENLPRWLLLLVLLLLLSEGVFGGGVFRRSTQTQVLPNHQQQTRPSLWRRLFRR; translated from the coding sequence GTGAGTTTTGCTGATCCATGGTTGTTGTGGGGGCTGTTGCTGGGAGTCGTGCCGCTGGTTCTGCACCTGTGGAAACGTCGCCAGCCTGTCCGACTGCCCTGGGCTGCCATGCAGTTTCTGACAGCCGCCATCGAAAAAAATCGCAGACGATTGCAACTGGAAGAACTCTGGCAACTCGCCTTTCGTCTGGGAATCATCATGCTCCCGGCTGTGGCACTCGCCCGGCCCATCTGGTCTTCAGCAGCTATCACAGTTTCCAAAACCCCTTCGACCCTGCAGATTCTCCTGCTCGATACCACTCTCAGTATGGGGACATTGACCGCTGCCCGGGTCGAAGCTCTCCCGTCAGCTTTATCAGCTCCTCAAAACCAACCCTCGGCCTGGAGCAGGGCACTCGATCGAGCCCGCGAAATCGTCAACAACGCACCTCAGGGGACAGCGTTCCAACTGGTACTGCTTCAAGGCGATGAAGCACGCGCCCTGATCTCCGAACCTTCCCGCGCCAAGGCCGAGATTCTCCGGGAACTCGATCAGCTTCAACTCACGCAATCGGCAGGCAATCCGCTCGCCAGCTTACGCCGTGTTCGTCAATGGCTGACTCCTGCATCAGAACGCGAGCCACTCTTCGAGCAGCAGGTGGTGTCACTGATCACCGACCTGCAGGAATCCACCTGGGATCTTTCCCCCGGCAGCCCCACCAGCCAGATCCTGCTCGAAATTCAACAACAGGCGGCTCTTCAATGGGAAGACGTGGGCTTTGAAATCCCCACGAATTATGCCATCACTGAGGTCGAGATTCTGGCCCCGATCCTGTTACGAAAAGAATCGTTTCGACTCGAAGTGACTGTGACGAGCCTCGGAAAACCACCCGCAGATCCTGCACCTCTCGTAGTGTTTCTCAAGGTCGACGGCCAGCTCTCACAAACCGCCCCCGTGATCCTGAATTCCCAGGAGCTTCAATCGGGTCGTCAAATCGAAGCCAACATTTCGTTTGATCTCCGTTTTGAAGTTGCCGGAGAACGCACCATCGAAGTTGGCCTCGACCGCAAGGAGAATGCCGGCAAATCGTTGGGATTACCCGTCGATGAGCGCCCTCAGGATGACGTCCGTTATCTCGTGGCTCCCATTCGTGACCGACTCAAAATCCTGCTGGTCGATGGCAAGCCTGCCAAAACACGTTTTGAGAATGCCACTGATTTTCTGCGTCTGGCTCTCGATCCCGGCGATGAGCAAGACCAGTACCAGATCAACGTGATCCCTGCGGACGAACTGCTCTCGAATCGACTCCCTGAGTACGATGTCGTCTGCCTGTGCGATCTGCCAGAACTTTCAGCCAATGAATTGAATGCTGTCGAAGCGTATCTAAGACAAGGTGGCGGCCTGATCATCGGTTTCGGCAGCCAGATACAACTGGGCGCTTGGCGTTCCGTACTGAATCAGGCGGCCTCATGGTGGCCACTCGAACTCGATTCGATCGTCGGCTCTCCGGAAAATCCCGAGGAAATCTTTTCCTTCGATCCTTTGAACTACCAGCACCCCATCCTGTTCCCCTTTGCCGGCCAATCGGGCACAGGTTTATCCGCGACAAAGACCTTCGCCTATCTGCGAATGCTGGCCCGGCCCGAAATCCAGAGCCAGGTCGCGCTGCAATTCAGTTCCGGTGACCCGGCGATTGTCACCAGCAGTGTCGGTGCAGGTCGACTGGTGATTGTGGCCACGCCGTTTGATCGTACCTGGGGAACATGGGCGTTGTGGGGGCATAGCCTGGTTCCTCTCAGCCACGAAATGGTGCGCTATGCAGCGGCTGATTCGCATCAGGTGCGCAGCACCATCGCTGGTGAGCCCGCCTTCCCTCATGCGGCGATCCTGAAAGCCATGCAGAGCCAGAACAGCTCGAATGAAACAAGTGCCTCAAGCTGGATCTGGCGCACACCTGCCGGTGCAGACACGCTCGTGACCCCACAGCCTGATCAAGCATTGGCTGTGCCTTATCAGGCAGGGCTGTATCGACTTTCACGCAGTACGCCCGAATTGATCCGTACTCAATCAGTCAATCCCGCCACTTCTCGCGAACCATCGGGCCATGCGACAAACTGGTTCTGGTTCGCAGTGAATCCCGATATCCGTGAATCATCGCTGGCCCGCTGGCCTTTCCCGGCCACTGCAAACGACAGCAACAGGACTCCAGAAAGCAACACCCCGCCCATCTCTCAACAGCCTGGGCAGGAGACCACGACTTCCAGCGCGCCGCCCGTGACAAATCCGCGTGTGAAAACCAGCGACAGCCACAGTGAGAATCTTCCCCGCTGGCTGCTGCTGCTGGTATTGCTGCTGCTGCTTAGTGAAGGTGTTTTCGGCGGGGGTGTTTTCCGTCGTTCCACCCAGACGCAGGTTCTGCCAAATCATCAGCAGCAGACTCGTCCGTCTCTCTGGCGCCGGCTTTTCCGTCGTTGA
- a CDS encoding prepilin-type N-terminal cleavage/methylation domain-containing protein yields MKCPRKVSISVQKSHARPRLQVAGGSPAHSSRSAYTLLEILLVLAVLGVLAAIVAPSALRRLADSTMISSADEICKLLSEARMMAMEAGEPAEFRYEPGGNHFLVTTRTGIADAALTSGNSSSSATPVDNTGRPVATGPLNAWTRSRSIGGHLASPVRFANPSPTFRDQSLAQTVSENLIADLENASELSQVKWSEPLVFQPDGTTIDQQFKISDSSGRTIRIRVRGLTGSATMSAMTIEDPSTMENSSPRFEP; encoded by the coding sequence ATGAAGTGCCCACGAAAAGTCAGCATCAGCGTCCAGAAAAGTCATGCCCGTCCAAGGCTGCAAGTGGCAGGGGGTTCCCCTGCACACAGCTCACGTTCTGCCTACACGTTGCTGGAAATTCTTTTAGTGCTGGCTGTTCTGGGCGTACTGGCCGCGATTGTCGCACCATCGGCACTGCGTCGCCTGGCAGATTCGACGATGATTTCTTCTGCCGATGAGATCTGTAAGCTTCTTTCGGAAGCACGGATGATGGCGATGGAAGCAGGTGAGCCTGCCGAGTTTCGCTATGAGCCGGGGGGCAATCATTTTCTCGTCACCACCCGCACCGGGATTGCCGATGCGGCACTGACCTCAGGAAATTCCTCATCCTCAGCGACTCCTGTTGATAATACAGGCCGGCCTGTGGCCACCGGGCCGCTCAATGCCTGGACACGCAGTCGCTCGATCGGAGGGCATCTGGCGAGTCCTGTTCGATTCGCGAATCCAAGCCCCACTTTTCGAGACCAGTCCCTCGCCCAGACAGTCTCAGAAAACTTGATTGCCGACCTCGAAAATGCCAGCGAACTTTCTCAGGTCAAATGGTCCGAGCCCCTCGTCTTCCAGCCGGATGGCACCACCATCGATCAGCAATTCAAGATTTCCGATTCTTCCGGCCGCACGATTCGAATTCGTGTGCGAGGATTAACCGGCAGCGCCACCATGTCGGCCATGACCATTGAAGATCCATCAACCATGGAGAATTCATCCCCCAGGTTTGAGCCTTAA
- a CDS encoding DNA-methyltransferase: MAWLIDFLTTSGHDRHLLKTIGPFRGPVNVRLQESPLNQLLLEDCITGLAQQPAGSVDLAFADPPFNIGYSYDVYADSKESQQYLTWCEAWIAAVYRALKSDGTFWLAIGDEYAAELKVAAQKIGFQTRSWVVWYYTFGVNCKFKFTRSHAHIFYFVKDREKFTFNSEDPANRIPSARQLVYADKRANPKGRLPDDTWVIPPTVEEMARQTSATWVLRPQDLADRFTPTEDTWYFPRVAGTFKEREGFHGCQMPEQLLGRIIRMCSHPGELVLDPFSGSATTLAVAKKLGRNYLGFDISEQYVTHGHRRLESIEPGDPLDGAAEPTMSAPSTAKGKQRKSLPK; the protein is encoded by the coding sequence GTGGCGTGGCTTATTGATTTTCTCACCACCAGCGGCCACGATCGGCATCTGCTCAAAACCATCGGGCCTTTTCGTGGCCCGGTCAATGTGCGATTGCAGGAGTCTCCATTGAATCAATTGCTGCTGGAAGACTGCATCACGGGTCTGGCTCAACAGCCTGCAGGATCGGTCGATCTGGCATTTGCCGATCCTCCCTTCAACATTGGCTATTCTTACGACGTCTATGCCGATTCCAAAGAAAGCCAGCAGTACCTGACCTGGTGCGAAGCGTGGATCGCTGCTGTCTACCGGGCTCTCAAGTCTGATGGCACATTCTGGCTGGCGATCGGCGATGAATATGCGGCCGAGCTGAAAGTTGCGGCCCAGAAAATTGGTTTTCAGACGCGCAGCTGGGTCGTGTGGTATTACACCTTTGGGGTGAACTGCAAATTCAAATTCACCCGCTCGCATGCACACATCTTTTACTTTGTGAAGGATCGCGAGAAGTTCACCTTCAACAGCGAAGATCCTGCCAACCGCATCCCTTCGGCAAGGCAACTTGTCTATGCCGATAAGCGGGCCAATCCGAAAGGTCGCCTGCCAGACGATACCTGGGTCATCCCCCCCACGGTCGAAGAGATGGCCCGCCAGACCAGTGCCACCTGGGTTCTCAGGCCACAGGATCTGGCCGATCGCTTTACTCCCACGGAAGATACCTGGTACTTCCCGCGTGTGGCGGGCACCTTCAAAGAGCGCGAAGGTTTTCACGGCTGCCAGATGCCCGAACAACTCCTGGGGCGGATCATCCGCATGTGCTCGCATCCGGGAGAACTGGTGCTTGATCCCTTTTCCGGAAGTGCGACCACATTGGCCGTGGCCAAAAAACTGGGCCGCAACTATCTCGGCTTCGATATCAGCGAACAATACGTGACTCACGGCCACAGGCGACTCGAATCGATCGAACCAGGCGATCCCCTCGACGGTGCCGCCGAACCCACCATGAGTGCCCCCAGTACCGCCAAAGGCAAACAGCGGAAATCCCTGCCGAAGTAG